The Ensifer adhaerens genome contains a region encoding:
- a CDS encoding BA14K family protein, whose protein sequence is MKTLTIVALSLASALSSVPPAGAFPSAPPIVSATTNVQQVQFSYERGEERKSRSSCAVPYCELRGRHGYYRDRDYRDYNRSGYYRDRYYRDRYRRHYDHDDNDVGAVIGGLAAGAIIGGLLSQPRYYNNPRYYNGPRAVSGNAHQRWCYARYRSYRAWDNSYQPYGGPRRQCSSPY, encoded by the coding sequence ATGAAGACCTTGACAATCGTCGCCCTTTCGCTGGCGAGCGCCTTGAGCAGCGTGCCGCCCGCCGGCGCGTTCCCGAGCGCTCCGCCAATCGTCTCCGCGACGACCAATGTCCAACAGGTTCAATTCTCCTACGAGCGCGGCGAAGAACGCAAGAGCCGATCCAGTTGCGCCGTTCCCTATTGCGAACTTCGCGGGCGACATGGCTATTATCGGGATCGCGACTACCGCGACTATAATCGCAGCGGGTATTACCGCGACAGGTACTATCGGGATCGATATCGCCGCCACTATGACCACGACGACAACGACGTCGGGGCGGTGATCGGCGGACTGGCCGCAGGCGCGATCATCGGCGGTCTGTTGAGCCAACCGCGATATTACAACAACCCGAGATACTACAACGGACCAAGAGCCGTCAGCGGCAATGCACACCAGCGTTGGTGCTATGCGCGCTATCGTTCCTATAGGGCCTGGGACAACAGCTATCAGCCCTATGGCGGCCCGCGACGCCAATGTAGCTCGCCCTATTGA